From a single Bacillus gobiensis genomic region:
- a CDS encoding DUF2500 domain-containing protein, translating to MSDFYFQDSIFNIVFTIVVIGVICVFGIIIFTAVKGISTWNHNNQQPKLTVRAKVTGKRTEVHGGSGDSSSRSYNYATFEVESGDRMELQVKAQQYAELAEDDSGSLSFQGTRFLHFERDR from the coding sequence GTGTCTGATTTTTATTTCCAGGATAGTATATTCAACATTGTATTTACTATCGTTGTTATTGGGGTTATTTGTGTTTTTGGAATCATAATTTTTACTGCTGTTAAAGGAATTTCCACATGGAATCACAACAATCAGCAGCCTAAGTTAACTGTACGAGCTAAAGTGACAGGAAAGAGGACAGAAGTACACGGCGGCTCTGGTGATTCTTCCTCAAGATCTTATAACTATGCCACATTTGAAGTGGAGAGCGGGGATAGGATGGAGCTTCAAGTAAAGGCACAACAGTATGCCGAACTTGCGGAAGACGATTCAGGCTCTCTTTCATTTCAGGGGACTAGATTTTTGCATTTTGAGAGAGATCGATAA
- a CDS encoding YtxH domain-containing protein, whose amino-acid sequence MKNVICKNMLIGATLGAVLSLLHKPTRNACGEKVSEAKRMFATYRKNPELLTEQTKQKLDEVKDAARTVSENISFINGQIEELKKTTPKVIELIEETKEHFSKNTPKRLE is encoded by the coding sequence ATGAAAAATGTGATTTGCAAAAATATGTTGATCGGTGCAACGCTTGGAGCTGTATTATCTCTTTTACATAAGCCGACGAGAAATGCATGCGGGGAAAAGGTTTCTGAGGCAAAACGAATGTTTGCCACCTACAGAAAAAATCCAGAGCTTCTGACTGAACAGACAAAACAAAAGCTGGATGAAGTCAAAGATGCTGCACGAACAGTTTCAGAAAATATCAGTTTTATCAATGGGCAAATTGAAGAGCTTAAGAAGACGACACCGAAAGTGATTGAGCTCATTGAAGAAACGAAGGAGCATTTTTCAAAGAATACCCCTAAACGTTTGGAGTGA
- the treR gene encoding trehalose operon repressor, producing MTTNKYDSIYQELAKKIDQGIVKAEDILPSENELSLQYETSRETVRKALNLLAQNGYIQKIRGKGSVVLNVEKMRFPVSGLVSFKELSKTLGRRTCTKVHEFGLIHPDPYLCKQLKAEPDDEIWRIIRSREINGEHVILDKDYIYRKCVPMLTQEICENSIYEYIEDELGMKIGFAQKEFVVEACTDEDEKYLDRNGFDHIVVVRNFVFLEDATLFQYTESRHRLDKFRFVDFARRGR from the coding sequence ATGACAACAAATAAATACGATTCAATCTATCAAGAGCTTGCGAAAAAAATTGATCAAGGGATTGTGAAGGCAGAGGATATTCTGCCTTCTGAGAATGAGCTTTCGCTTCAATATGAAACATCTAGAGAAACGGTAAGAAAAGCTCTCAATCTGTTGGCGCAAAATGGATACATTCAAAAGATCAGAGGCAAAGGATCGGTCGTTTTAAATGTAGAGAAAATGAGATTTCCTGTCTCGGGCCTTGTTAGTTTTAAAGAGCTGAGCAAAACCCTTGGAAGACGAACATGCACAAAGGTACACGAATTCGGATTAATTCATCCGGATCCGTATCTTTGTAAGCAGCTGAAGGCAGAGCCGGACGATGAAATTTGGCGCATTATACGATCCAGAGAAATAAACGGCGAGCATGTTATTCTGGACAAGGATTATATTTACCGTAAATGTGTCCCAATGCTGACACAGGAAATATGTGAAAACTCGATTTACGAATACATTGAAGATGAGCTTGGAATGAAAATCGGCTTTGCTCAGAAAGAATTTGTCGTCGAAGCTTGCACGGATGAAGATGAAAAATATTTAGATCGTAATGGCTTCGATCATATTGTAGTCGTACGGAATTTTGTTTTTTTAGAAGATGCGACATTATTTCAATATACGGAAAGCAGACACAGGCTGGATAAATTCAGATTCGTAGATTTTGCCAGACGGGGAAGATGA
- a CDS encoding low molecular weight protein-tyrosine-phosphatase — protein sequence MIEVLFICLGNICRSPMAEAVFRDLVKKKGLEGKISVDSAGTGSWHVGNPPHEGTSSLLKEKGISTEGMAARVVEEEDLEKFDYLIAMDAENISALKVIARYSGNAAISRLLDLVDESETKDVPDPYYTGNFEEVYSLVTRGCEKLLDRIVKEHNL from the coding sequence ATGATTGAAGTTTTATTTATCTGTTTGGGGAATATATGCAGATCCCCTATGGCTGAAGCCGTGTTTCGAGATTTAGTAAAGAAAAAAGGATTAGAGGGGAAAATAAGCGTCGACTCGGCAGGTACAGGAAGCTGGCATGTTGGCAATCCCCCTCATGAAGGAACTAGTTCTCTTTTAAAGGAAAAGGGAATAAGTACAGAAGGAATGGCTGCCAGAGTTGTTGAAGAGGAAGATTTAGAAAAATTTGACTACCTGATTGCCATGGATGCTGAAAATATCAGTGCTCTTAAGGTAATAGCGCGGTATTCAGGAAATGCTGCAATCTCACGTCTGCTTGATTTAGTCGATGAATCCGAGACGAAGGATGTGCCTGACCCTTATTATACCGGCAATTTTGAAGAGGTATACAGCCTTGTTACCCGAGGATGCGAAAAGCTTTTGGATCGAATCGTGAAAGAACACAACTTATAA
- a CDS encoding DUF1128 domain-containing protein, whose protein sequence is MSEKKAEQMNQMVEEISQKINMLNVGIIKVEDVSDEKLENITDLHQMVMKKDSFSPSEMQAIIEELATLRKK, encoded by the coding sequence TTGTCCGAAAAAAAAGCAGAACAAATGAATCAAATGGTTGAAGAGATTAGCCAAAAGATTAATATGCTGAATGTCGGCATAATAAAAGTAGAGGATGTCAGCGATGAAAAGCTGGAGAATATTACTGACCTTCATCAAATGGTGATGAAAAAGGACTCTTTCAGTCCAAGTGAAATGCAAGCAATCATTGAAGAGCTAGCTACACTAAGAAAAAAATAG
- the treC gene encoding alpha,alpha-phosphotrehalase, with amino-acid sequence MKTNQQPWWKKSVVYQIYPKSFNDTTGNGVGDIQGIIEKLDYLKELSVDVIWLTPIYQSPQNDNGYDISDYFSIQEEYGSMEDFERLLDEAHNRGIKVIMDIVINHTSTEHEWFKSALSSKESPFRDFYIWKEPKSDGTEPNNWQSKFGGSAWKLDKESGEYYLHLFDVTQADLNWENEELRKKLYEMMHFWFQKGVDGFRLDVINLISKNQTFPDDDGSIPPGDGRRFYTDGPRAHEYIHEMNREVFSKYESMTVGEMSSTTIKDCVKYSNPKSQELDMTFNFHHLKVDYPNGEKWVTADFDFSLLKRILSTWQVEMNKGGGWNALFWCNHDQPRVVSRYGNDGKYHRESAKMLATTIHMMQGTPYIYQGEEIGMTNPGFEEITSYRDVESRNVHRILKERGMAENEIIEILKQKSRDNSRTPVQWNAEENSGFTTGTPWIPLAEKYREINVEQALADKDSVFYHYKALNELRKEYEIITEGDYELILEESPNIFAYLRNSENEKLLVINNFYETEADFAWPEHLDEGSYEANVLLSNYKEEPKPFSSFQLKPYESVIFHLKVQGAKDDNK; translated from the coding sequence ATGAAAACAAATCAGCAGCCTTGGTGGAAAAAATCAGTCGTTTATCAAATTTATCCAAAAAGCTTTAACGACACGACAGGAAACGGTGTTGGAGATATACAAGGAATTATTGAAAAACTGGATTATTTAAAAGAGCTTTCCGTAGATGTCATTTGGCTCACACCAATCTATCAATCTCCGCAGAACGATAATGGCTATGACATCAGTGACTATTTCTCGATTCAAGAGGAATACGGCTCAATGGAGGATTTCGAGAGACTGCTAGATGAAGCACATAACCGCGGGATCAAGGTGATTATGGATATTGTAATCAACCATACGTCAACGGAGCATGAATGGTTTAAGAGCGCTCTCTCCTCAAAAGAAAGCCCTTTCCGGGACTTCTATATTTGGAAGGAGCCGAAATCAGATGGAACTGAACCGAACAATTGGCAATCCAAATTCGGGGGAAGCGCATGGAAGCTAGATAAAGAATCAGGAGAGTATTATTTACATCTATTTGACGTGACTCAGGCCGATCTCAATTGGGAAAATGAGGAGCTGAGGAAAAAGCTATACGAGATGATGCATTTTTGGTTTCAAAAAGGAGTCGACGGCTTTAGGCTCGATGTTATCAATCTAATTAGCAAGAATCAGACCTTTCCGGATGATGATGGCTCAATCCCTCCTGGAGACGGCCGAAGATTTTACACAGATGGCCCAAGAGCCCATGAGTATATCCATGAAATGAATCGCGAGGTTTTCTCAAAATATGAAAGCATGACCGTAGGCGAAATGTCATCGACAACAATAAAAGATTGTGTGAAATACTCAAATCCTAAGAGCCAGGAACTAGATATGACCTTTAATTTTCATCATTTAAAGGTAGACTATCCAAACGGAGAAAAATGGGTCACAGCGGACTTTGATTTCTCTCTATTAAAGAGAATTCTGTCAACATGGCAGGTTGAGATGAATAAAGGCGGTGGATGGAATGCGTTGTTTTGGTGCAATCACGATCAGCCGAGAGTCGTTTCGCGCTATGGAAATGACGGGAAATACCATCGTGAATCGGCAAAAATGCTCGCCACAACGATTCATATGATGCAAGGGACGCCGTACATTTACCAAGGGGAAGAGATTGGCATGACCAATCCCGGCTTTGAAGAAATTACCTCTTACCGGGATGTGGAGTCACGAAACGTCCACAGGATTTTAAAAGAAAGAGGAATGGCAGAAAACGAAATTATTGAGATTCTCAAACAAAAATCACGGGACAATTCGCGGACTCCTGTTCAATGGAATGCAGAAGAAAATTCCGGATTTACAACGGGTACTCCGTGGATTCCCCTGGCAGAAAAGTATCGGGAAATCAACGTGGAGCAAGCATTGGCTGACAAAGACAGTGTGTTTTACCATTACAAAGCGCTCAATGAGCTGAGAAAAGAATACGAAATTATCACTGAAGGTGATTATGAGCTGATTTTAGAAGAAAGCCCGAATATTTTTGCTTATCTCAGAAATAGTGAAAATGAAAAGCTCCTCGTCATCAATAACTTCTACGAAACAGAAGCGGACTTTGCTTGGCCGGAGCATTTGGATGAGGGCAGCTATGAAGCGAATGTATTGCTATCAAACTATAAAGAAGAACCGAAGCCATTCTCGTCCTTTCAGCTAAAGCCATACGAAAGTGTCATTTTCCATTTAAAAGTACAAGGTGCGAAAGATGACAACAAATAA
- a CDS encoding alpha/beta hydrolase — protein MWVGFLLMGVGISILFISASIIVSFLFVLPKSTAYEKTFLAGVAKGEISKGVFNTIKKEELFVYSTHGYQLHAMYFPVENSNKAVIVAHGIRWSLFGSYKYVRLFHSLGYNVLLCDLCCHGLSGGKHISYGYYEKDDLSKWVDVLEVKLEGGAIIGILGESLGAASAVQCIRQDSRIKFCIADSSFSDLSELCKFQIKSVTRLPIPLFVRLTSRLIKKRYGWGIEDVSPIKYLEKVNTPLLIFHGTKDKLIPAEMAKKLYEKAEGVKKLIMVEGAGHVKGFSLNPELYYQSIKDFLNNNIENPC, from the coding sequence ATGTGGGTTGGATTTTTATTAATGGGCGTGGGGATTTCCATCCTGTTTATTTCAGCCAGTATAATTGTCAGCTTCCTATTTGTATTGCCTAAAAGTACAGCTTATGAAAAAACCTTTTTGGCAGGTGTGGCCAAAGGAGAAATTAGTAAAGGGGTGTTCAATACAATAAAGAAAGAGGAGCTGTTTGTGTACTCCACTCATGGTTATCAGCTCCATGCGATGTATTTTCCAGTCGAGAACAGCAATAAGGCAGTCATCGTCGCCCATGGCATCAGATGGTCTTTGTTTGGAAGCTATAAGTATGTGAGGCTTTTTCATAGTCTTGGCTACAATGTTTTGCTCTGTGACCTTTGCTGCCACGGCTTAAGCGGGGGAAAACATATTTCCTATGGGTACTATGAAAAGGATGACTTATCAAAATGGGTAGATGTGCTTGAAGTAAAGCTAGAAGGTGGAGCCATCATCGGCATTTTAGGAGAATCGTTGGGAGCTGCTTCAGCTGTTCAGTGTATCAGGCAGGATAGCCGGATTAAGTTTTGCATCGCAGATTCTTCCTTTAGCGATCTCTCAGAACTGTGCAAATTTCAAATAAAATCAGTGACCAGGCTGCCTATACCTTTGTTTGTCCGTCTGACGAGCCGCCTGATTAAGAAGCGGTACGGATGGGGAATTGAGGATGTTTCGCCTATCAAGTATCTGGAGAAGGTCAATACGCCGCTGTTAATTTTTCATGGGACGAAAGACAAGCTGATTCCGGCTGAAATGGCAAAAAAATTGTATGAAAAAGCTGAGGGAGTCAAGAAGCTGATCATGGTTGAAGGAGCTGGCCATGTAAAAGGGTTTAGTCTGAATCCTGAATTGTATTATCAATCCATAAAAGACTTTTTGAATAATAACATAGAAAACCCTTGCTGA
- a CDS encoding type 1 glutamine amidotransferase domain-containing protein, producing the protein MSKKIAVVLTDLFEDVEFTEPAKAFKEAGHELTVIENVKGKSVTGKQGEASVTIDAAIDDVSPSDFDALLIPGGFSPDQLRADDKFVSFAKAFMDDRKPVFAICHGPQLLITAKALDGRSATGYKSIQVDMEYAGVNFQDKEVVVCGNQLVTSRVPDDIPAFTRESLKLLA; encoded by the coding sequence ATGAGTAAGAAAATTGCAGTCGTGTTAACCGATTTATTTGAAGATGTAGAGTTTACAGAACCGGCGAAAGCCTTTAAAGAAGCAGGGCATGAATTAACCGTCATTGAGAATGTCAAAGGAAAGTCTGTGACTGGAAAGCAGGGAGAAGCTTCCGTTACCATTGACGCAGCAATAGATGATGTCAGCCCTTCTGACTTCGATGCTCTCTTGATCCCTGGCGGCTTTTCCCCCGACCAACTAAGGGCAGACGACAAATTTGTGAGCTTTGCCAAAGCGTTTATGGATGATCGCAAGCCGGTATTTGCGATTTGCCACGGCCCTCAGTTATTAATTACGGCAAAAGCATTGGATGGCAGAAGCGCCACGGGCTATAAATCCATCCAGGTTGATATGGAATATGCAGGTGTTAACTTCCAGGATAAAGAGGTTGTTGTTTGCGGAAATCAATTAGTTACAAGCCGTGTTCCGGATGATATCCCTGCGTTTACGAGAGAATCTTTGAAGCTTCTTGCTTAA
- a CDS encoding bifunctional 2',3'-cyclic-nucleotide 2'-phosphodiesterase/3'-nucleotidase: protein MVGKTKGHFGWRKVLHIIVSFALIASFFLPGIASVHAEENAGNSPEIDMQILGTSDIHSYIMDYDYYSDKAITSSGLARTAELIAQHRAQNANTLLVDNGDLIQGNPLGEYAVKKMSEDIKNGSVVHPIIDVMNKLNYDAGTLGNHEFNYGLDFLEGTLKGAKYPIVNANVLTMDGKHKYEPYKIVEKTFKDKSGNEQKVKVGYTGFVPPQILTWDKQNLQGKVQAEDIKKAAEKVVPEMKAKGADIIVALAHTGIEKTEQPEGSENMVFDLSKVDGIDAIVSGHQHGRYPDPKFNGVNGFDVNKGTINGVPVVMPKNWGSHLGVIDLKLKKSDNKWTVADSSAKIEAITGVTTSNKTVTDAISDTHNKTLEYVRTPVGKTEADINSFFAQVKDDPSIQIVTDAQKWFAEKEMKDTQYKDLPVLSAGAPFKAGGRNGADYYTNIKAGNLAIKNVGDLYLYDNTVYVVKLKGSEVKQWLEASAKQFNQIDPNSPNEQALINPDFPSYNFDVIDGVTYQIDVTKPVGERITNLKYNEKAVDPNQEFLIATNNYRASGGANFPFLTSDKIVLSTATENRQVLIDYITEKGTLNPAADNNWSIAPIKGANVTFESSLMAKEFADKADDVDFVKNSETSGLGVYKLNSDGATTPPEEDDTWDLTVMHTNDTHAHVNNAARRLTKVNDVRSQAENSILLDAGDVFSGDLYFTKWNGLADLKFMNMMGYDAMTFGNHEFDKGPKVLSQFIKGDSSVVDPNNTYGFEAPTFPFVSANVDVSKDPDLKGFLREPATLTAGEKKDPGIYPYILLDVNGEKVAVFGLTTEDTASISSPGPTIKFNEATAAAEKTVKEIQDNEKINKIIALSHLGYERDLELAEKVKGIDLIVGGHTHTKVEELKVVENEEPTVVVQANEWGKFLGTVDVAFDKNGVVKTDQSDMELLPIDENVPEDTEAKGELDELKTALSNLKAETVGKTDVALDGERNHVRRKETNLGNLIADGMLDKAKANGGADLVITNGGGIRASIDKGDISLGEVLTVMPFGNTLSVVELTGAQVKEALEHGISSLQPGSTDLKGMFPQVAGASFTYTLSKEPGQRLLDVQVKDKNGNLIPIDEKKTYKVATLSFMASGGDGYSVFTEGKETPLGFSDYEVFVEKLQKGTVAPEVEGRINEVLIPKKTDGVWTFDDAAFEDYVKNANDVIFDLTGTEKDKNIELKLTADQVKFLKEYQKFFTIRNDLIGMEVPVSELRDEEALIKIGMTEPIDEAITNVYDFSITQGKDTISEFSEPVGLFFRIDPNKATEPSIYFVNREKEELTEIESMYEEDVVYGYVDHLSEYAVFNKPDDSEQPVDNEPNDPGDGNDPGKDNDPGNGNKPGDDNDSDNDNTPGNDDNLGDDNSDNSSDNGNQLPSTATTMYTMLAIGITVLLLGAVMYFYQRRQAKTKEL from the coding sequence ATAGTGGGGAAAACGAAAGGCCATTTTGGTTGGCGAAAAGTACTACATATCATTGTAAGCTTTGCACTAATTGCTAGTTTCTTTCTTCCGGGAATCGCTTCAGTTCATGCAGAAGAAAACGCTGGTAATAGCCCTGAAATCGATATGCAAATTTTGGGGACGTCGGATATTCACTCGTACATTATGGATTACGATTATTACAGTGACAAAGCCATTACTTCTTCCGGTCTTGCAAGAACGGCGGAGCTGATTGCCCAGCACAGAGCGCAAAACGCAAACACGCTGCTTGTCGACAATGGAGATCTCATCCAGGGAAATCCGCTTGGAGAGTATGCCGTAAAGAAAATGTCCGAGGACATTAAGAACGGCTCTGTCGTTCATCCAATTATCGATGTAATGAACAAATTAAACTATGACGCTGGAACTCTAGGAAACCATGAGTTTAACTACGGCCTGGACTTCCTTGAAGGTACACTTAAAGGAGCAAAGTATCCTATCGTAAATGCAAACGTCCTAACAATGGACGGCAAGCATAAGTACGAGCCGTACAAAATTGTCGAAAAAACGTTTAAGGATAAAAGCGGAAACGAGCAAAAAGTTAAGGTTGGCTATACAGGCTTCGTTCCTCCCCAAATCTTAACCTGGGACAAGCAGAACCTCCAAGGGAAAGTACAAGCTGAAGACATTAAAAAAGCTGCTGAGAAAGTTGTTCCGGAAATGAAGGCGAAAGGCGCAGACATTATCGTTGCCCTTGCACATACAGGAATTGAAAAAACAGAACAACCTGAGGGCTCGGAAAACATGGTGTTCGATCTCTCGAAGGTCGACGGCATTGACGCCATTGTTTCCGGTCACCAACACGGGAGATACCCGGATCCGAAGTTTAACGGAGTAAACGGATTTGATGTAAATAAAGGAACGATCAACGGAGTCCCTGTGGTTATGCCGAAAAACTGGGGCAGCCACCTTGGTGTTATTGATCTTAAACTAAAAAAATCTGACAATAAATGGACGGTTGCTGATTCCTCTGCGAAAATCGAGGCAATCACAGGTGTTACGACAAGCAATAAAACCGTAACAGATGCGATTTCTGATACACATAATAAAACACTTGAATATGTAAGGACACCTGTCGGAAAAACAGAAGCCGACATTAACAGCTTCTTTGCCCAAGTCAAAGACGATCCATCGATTCAAATCGTAACAGATGCACAAAAATGGTTTGCTGAAAAAGAAATGAAGGACACACAATATAAAGACTTGCCTGTCCTGTCAGCAGGAGCACCGTTTAAAGCCGGCGGACGCAACGGCGCTGATTATTATACAAACATTAAAGCCGGAAATCTTGCCATTAAAAACGTGGGTGACCTTTATCTTTACGATAATACAGTATATGTTGTAAAGCTAAAGGGATCTGAGGTTAAGCAATGGCTGGAAGCTTCAGCAAAGCAGTTTAACCAAATCGATCCGAACAGCCCAAATGAACAGGCATTAATCAATCCGGATTTTCCATCCTACAACTTTGATGTCATCGATGGCGTGACTTATCAAATTGACGTCACAAAGCCGGTAGGCGAAAGAATCACCAACTTAAAATACAACGAAAAAGCGGTTGATCCAAATCAGGAATTTTTAATCGCAACGAACAACTATCGCGCGTCCGGAGGAGCAAACTTCCCGTTCTTAACAAGCGATAAAATAGTTTTATCAACGGCGACTGAAAATCGTCAAGTATTGATTGATTACATTACTGAAAAAGGAACATTAAACCCTGCTGCCGACAACAACTGGTCAATTGCACCTATCAAAGGGGCAAATGTTACATTCGAATCTTCCTTAATGGCCAAAGAGTTTGCCGATAAAGCAGACGACGTAGATTTTGTCAAAAACTCAGAAACTAGCGGACTTGGAGTCTATAAGCTGAATTCTGACGGTGCAACTACGCCGCCGGAAGAGGACGATACGTGGGATTTGACAGTCATGCATACGAACGATACGCATGCCCATGTTAATAATGCGGCACGCCGTTTGACAAAGGTAAATGACGTACGCTCACAAGCTGAGAACAGCATTCTTCTTGACGCCGGCGATGTGTTCTCGGGAGATCTTTATTTTACAAAATGGAACGGCCTTGCTGATCTGAAGTTTATGAATATGATGGGCTATGATGCTATGACGTTCGGTAACCATGAATTTGATAAAGGCCCGAAAGTATTAAGCCAATTCATTAAAGGCGATTCATCTGTGGTGGATCCAAACAACACGTACGGGTTTGAAGCTCCTACGTTCCCGTTTGTTTCTGCGAACGTTGATGTATCAAAGGATCCAGACCTTAAAGGATTCCTAAGAGAGCCTGCCACGCTTACTGCAGGTGAAAAGAAAGATCCTGGAATTTACCCTTACATTCTTCTTGATGTAAATGGTGAAAAAGTAGCTGTATTTGGTTTAACAACTGAAGATACTGCATCTATTTCAAGCCCTGGTCCAACAATCAAATTTAACGAAGCCACAGCAGCAGCTGAAAAAACAGTAAAAGAAATTCAAGATAATGAAAAAATCAATAAGATCATTGCCCTTTCTCACCTTGGCTACGAACGTGATCTTGAGCTGGCTGAAAAAGTGAAAGGCATTGACTTAATTGTCGGCGGCCATACTCACACGAAGGTAGAAGAGCTTAAAGTCGTTGAAAACGAAGAACCAACTGTCGTTGTCCAAGCAAACGAATGGGGAAAATTCCTCGGAACAGTCGACGTTGCTTTTGATAAAAACGGTGTCGTAAAAACGGATCAATCCGACATGGAATTACTCCCAATTGACGAAAATGTTCCTGAAGATACTGAAGCTAAAGGTGAACTTGATGAGCTTAAAACTGCTCTGAGTAATTTAAAAGCAGAAACTGTCGGAAAAACAGATGTAGCCCTAGACGGTGAGCGCAATCACGTACGCCGCAAAGAAACAAATTTAGGAAACTTAATTGCTGACGGTATGCTGGACAAAGCAAAAGCAAATGGCGGCGCTGACTTAGTCATTACAAACGGCGGCGGAATTCGCGCCAGCATTGATAAAGGGGATATCAGCCTTGGTGAAGTACTGACCGTTATGCCATTTGGCAATACACTTTCTGTCGTAGAGCTTACAGGTGCACAGGTCAAGGAAGCTCTCGAACATGGAATAAGTTCATTACAGCCTGGATCGACTGATCTGAAAGGAATGTTCCCTCAAGTAGCAGGTGCAAGCTTCACCTATACATTAAGCAAAGAGCCTGGCCAGCGTTTACTTGATGTACAAGTAAAAGATAAGAATGGAAACTTGATACCAATCGATGAAAAGAAAACTTATAAAGTGGCAACCCTTAGCTTCATGGCAAGCGGCGGAGACGGCTATAGCGTCTTTACTGAAGGAAAAGAAACACCGCTTGGTTTTTCCGATTACGAAGTTTTTGTTGAGAAGCTTCAAAAAGGAACTGTTGCTCCTGAAGTAGAAGGCAGAATTAACGAAGTGCTTATTCCTAAGAAGACTGACGGGGTTTGGACATTTGATGATGCTGCCTTTGAAGATTACGTGAAAAACGCAAATGATGTAATCTTTGATTTAACAGGTACAGAAAAAGACAAAAATATTGAATTAAAGCTGACTGCTGATCAAGTGAAGTTTTTGAAAGAATATCAGAAATTCTTCACGATCAGAAATGATTTAATCGGCATGGAGGTTCCGGTTTCTGAACTGAGAGACGAAGAAGCCTTGATCAAGATCGGTATGACCGAGCCAATCGATGAAGCAATAACAAATGTTTATGATTTCTCAATTACCCAAGGGAAAGACACAATCTCTGAGTTTAGTGAGCCAGTTGGTCTTTTCTTCCGCATTGATCCAAACAAAGCTACCGAGCCTTCTATCTATTTTGTTAATCGAGAAAAGGAAGAGCTGACTGAAATTGAATCAATGTATGAAGAAGACGTTGTTTACGGATATGTCGATCACTTAAGCGAATATGCGGTATTTAATAAACCTGATGATTCTGAGCAGCCAGTAGATAACGAACCTAATGATCCGGGTGATGGAAATGACCCAGGAAAAGATAACGATCCAGGGAATGGAAATAAACCTGGTGACGATAACGATTCTGACAATGATAACACCCCTGGTAACGACGACAATTTAGGCGATGATAATTCAGACAACTCATCAGATAATGGAAACCAGCTTCCAAGTACTGCAACAACAATGTACACTATGCTTGCGATTGGTATAACTGTGTTACTGCTGGGCGCTGTCATGTATTTCTATCAACGTAGACAGGCCAAAACAAAAGAGCTGTAA